From the Planifilum fimeticola genome, the window GGTGATTTCTCCCGCTTTCTCCGCCGCCTCAGCCTTCAGCCATTCGGCCAACATGCGGGGGATCGGGAGAAAAGGGAATCTTCATCTTCATCCCGGCGATTACGGCCTTTGGTTCCTTGTCCACCACATCCCGCCGTCGCTGCAATTCCAGGCGAAATCCCCAAGGGGTCCGGACGAAGGTTCGAGCATCGGATTCCTCTACCTGCATGCCCGATTGCCGGGCGCGGCTCGCGACGGCATCGTGCTCCTCTTCGTCCACCAGCATTCCCAAATGATCCAGACGGTCCCGCGTTCCATAGCCGAAGGTCACATTCACGTGGCTCCGGATCATTTCGATGATTCGGAACCGGATGCCGCGGTGACGAAAATCCTCCCAATCCAGCGGCGGATTCCTCAAAGCGGTGCGAAACTTCCGGGACCGGTAAAACCGCTCCATGGCTTCCGCCTTGTCTGTCCAGAAGTGGTAATGAAACAGCCGCATATGCGCTATCTCCTCCGATGGCCTCCGCTCTTCCCGGATTCCTAGCGGGGCATTACGATGAACAATATCCCCGGCGGACGCTGCGCCTCCAGGGTTCGCCTCCAAAAAGCGTTTTGTGTTTTCCTTCATTTCCATCCGGTGAATCAGACCAAACTTTCTACAGAGAGGAAAAGGTTTCCTTCAAGAATTGAACATGATAATTATTATAAAATAGTATTGACTATCATTTAATACTCATGATAAACTCAAAATTGCAGGGGTTGTCCACAAGGATCCGTCAGGTGGACAAGCGCTTTTCCCAACATCCCTGCGATGTTGGACGCGTCTGTCCCATCGCGTATCCATCATTTCCAGCAGGAGGGGTTTTTGTTATG encodes:
- a CDS encoding VOC family protein — translated: MRLFHYHFWTDKAEAMERFYRSRKFRTALRNPPLDWEDFRHRGIRFRIIEMIRSHVNVTFGYGTRDRLDHLGMLVDEEEHDAVASRARQSGMQVEESDARTFVRTPWGFRLELQRRRDVVDKEPKAVIAGMKMKIPFSPDPPHVGRMAEG